The sequence ATTTGTATAATCTACATTTGACGTATTTCTCCACAGGCCACAAGTGTCAACAGATGCCCAGGTACTTTTCTGTTTCGCGAATTCTGTTATTCAGCATGACTTTCACGAAagaatttaaagtctgttgtatAATGATACCCTTTAAAGTAGActctgctggccgggcgcggtggctcatgcctgtaatcccagcactttggcaggctgaggcgggaggatcacctgaggtcgggagtttgagcacagcctggtcaacatggtgaaaccccgtctctactaaaaatacaaatactagctgggcatggtggcacgtgcctgtaatcccagctactggggaggctgagacaggagaatcgcttgaacccgggaggcggagattccagtgagccaaggtcatgccacagaactccagcctgggcaacagtgtggtggctcacgctgtaatcccagcactttgggaggctgaggtgggtggatcacttgaggtcaggagttcgagaccagcctggccaacatggtgaaaccccgtctctactaaaaatacagaaattagctgggcatgctggtggacgcctgtagtcccagctacgtgggaggctgaggcaggagaattgcttgaatccaggaggcagaggttgctgtgagccgagatcatgccactgcactccaaactgggtgacagagggagactgtcccCTCACcctaaaaaaaaagtagaatctgCTATGGAGCCTATCACGAGGGATACATTCTAATTATTGCCACGTTTATTCTAAACCATGGAAAAAGGACCTAACAAATGATGTCCTTCTAGAAGAGTGAAGGTGGTGTTTCCTTTAACACATGATGTGGGTTAAAAGGCATGAATGAATGTTCTGTTTCTGACTTATTATGAGGCAACATATGTACCATTAAAGTTTTTCACCTACACTGGGCCTTTATCTTTTATCTATTAAAGTATAAGCTTATTCATATATAAGGCTGGCTGTAAACTCCtttacaaataaaagtatactCCATAAGTGCACATAATAGACTCCTTTTCCACTTCTATTGTTCATAGAggcataaataagaaaaaatattcaaagataagagTCTCATGATAAtagaaaaatcttttttgttttgttttgtttttttgagacagagtctcactctgttgcccaggctggagtacagtggcatgatctcggctcactgcaacctctgcctcccagactcaagcaattctcctgcctcagccttccgagtagctgggattacagtctcgcgccaccaccgtgcctggctaatgttttaaatttttagtagagaagaagcttcaccatgttggccaggttggtctagaactcctgacctcaagtgatcctcccaccttggcctcccaaagtgttgggattacaggcgttagtccctgcgcccagcctagagaagtcttttttttttttttttttgagacggagtctcgctctttctcccaggctggagtaaagtggccgggtctcagctcactgcaagctccgcctcccgggtttacaccattctcctgcctcagcctccccagtagctgggactacaggcgcccgccaccttgccccggtagttttttgtattttttagtagagacggggtttcaccgtgttagccaggacggtctccatctcctgaccttgtgatccgcccgtctcggcctcccaaagtgctgggattacaggcttgagccaccgcgcccggccctcagcCTCAAGAAGTCTTGATCCGTCATCTTGTGAAAAGCTGTTCCCATTAAGGATTCCATCTTCTTCTGGGGAGAGACGTCTTTGGTTAGTTTTACTTTAAGGGTTCTGGTGGGTGAACAGTTCCAAGAATGTGGAGGTACGCTTCTCAGTTGTGAGATTATGAACCCAAAGTTCAAGGTTCCAAAGTTTTGCTGCAATGTGGATGGCAAGgacagtctttctctgatgtTCAGAAGATCCATTCTTCGGGTTCTGGATTGTGAAGGGGTTGTCCTCAGTGAACCACACAAAGCTTTCTTTGTCTGGTGAAAATACACTGTAGCATAATAATCTGCTGCTACAACATTAGCCCTCTTGCATGGGAAAGCTTTTATACAACCAAAAAACAAGCATTGAAAATGACAACTGAATGAAATccctttataaatgtttaaaatggcccATCAGGCAGCCAAATGTACCTGAAGCTTTGATTGTCTTCCCAAGAATATGCAACCAAACAATGGTTTTAAACTGTTtccttggctgggctcagtggatcacgcctgtaatcccagcactttggtaggcctaggcaggtggatcatccgaggtcaggagttcaagaccagcctggccaacatggtgaaactccgtctctactaaaaatacaaaaattagccgagcatggtggcaggcacctgtaatcccagctactcaggaggctgaggcaagagaattgcttgaacctggaaggcagaggttgcagtgagctgagatcacgccattgcactctagcctaggccacaagagtgaaactccatctcaaaaataaataaataaataaataaataaaaacgatTTCCTCAATTTATAAGTACATATATTCaatttggattattttatcttttccatgatgAGTCATGGAATACAGAACCTTTAAGAATAAAAGCTTTTTTTCCTCAGGAAGGACAAGGCGGCTGTCCTGGTTCTCCATGAGTCCATGCTTGACACTGGACTTATGTCCTCTTGAATGCCAGTTGCTTCTCCAATGTAGGTGCATAGCAATGATGACTAATGGGTTATCGCAGGTAATTTGATTTAGACCATGGAGTTCATTCAAATTGTATATCTAAACAATTTTCATATTGGCTGATTTAGCATGATAATCTGGCAAAGTATTTTTTggtatttcattaatttttgttttacttgtgttagcagttttataaaccagtcagttttttggtttttttttttcttattgaagcAACAGGAATTCTTACCCAGTCCAATTCCTGGGGAATTGTGGAATTCATGGGGAATTCTTACCCATGATATGATCTTTTaacgtttatttatttttccatgatgtgattttAAAGTTATTAGAAACCGGTGCTCAAGAGTGCTTTTCAGAGTCCTTTCCATCCTTTTATGAACCTTTTAAAAGATACCATATTCTAGAATTTTGCATGCTTGTGAAGTTTTCAGAAACTGCATCAGCCTTAAGTAATTAACTGTGGAAATGACTTTAAATAGTTatcgtttttatttattttattttattttattttattttgagacggagtctctgtcacccaggctggagtgcagtggtgtgatctcggctcactgcaacctccgcctcccaggttcaagcaattttcctgcctcagcctcctgagcagctgggattacaggcgtccaccaccacatctggctaattttttttgtatttttagtagagcggggtttcaccatattggccatgctggcctcgaactcctgatcttgtgatctgccacctcgtcctcccaaagtgctgggattacaggcgtgagccacagcacctggctgttttttgcttttttcaatcAATTTTATGGGCACCTCTGCTCCATAGAGTTTGACCTTATTTATTTGAACACAGATACTGAGAAGGGACAGAGGTTACCTGGACTATAAAATAATGCAGTGATTCTAGTCAACAGAGAATCTTTCAATAGagcattgttgttgttgtttgttttttatttttatttttttggtgctGTAGAATGAAATCttttgtacactttttttttttttttttttttgagatggagttttgctcttgttacccaggctggagtgcaatggcgctatctcagctcaccacaacctccacctcctaggttcaagcgattctcctgcctcagcctcccaagtagctgggactacaggcgactgccaccatgccaggctaattttgtatttttagtagagacaggatttctccacgttggtcaggctggtctcaaattcccaaactcaggtgatccacccgcctcagcctcccaaaatgctggtattacagcatttcggtgagccaccgtgcctggcctttttttcttttcctttttttttgagatggagtctcactcacttgcccaggctggagtgcagtggcatgatctcagctcactgcaaccctcacctcctaggttcaagtgattctcctgcctcagcctcccaagtagctgggattacaggcgcgtgcccccacacctggctattttttgtattcttagcagagacgggttttcacaatgttggtcaggctggtctcaaactcctgacctcatgtgatccacccacctcagcctcccaaagtgctgggattataggcatgagccactgcactctgccttaACTCAGTATCTTAGTCCATATGTcgtataacaaaataccacagactgggtgactcataaacaatagaaatttattggttgagcacctcagcctctcaaagtgctaggattccaggcatgagccaccttatCTGGCCAGATTTACAgactttaaaattatctttattttttcaattataaaattattaaccCACTTAGAACAGatggaaaaaggaggaaagaaaggtcTTCTGTACTTGGATGGGGCCAGGTTTGGGGCAAGGAACTGGCACTGTGGAGCTTGGTGCTTGCCCACAGGACCAGCAGGCTACGAGGCAACTGACATGCCCCAGGGAAAGTCATCTTGAGTTGCGTATTGACGATGAGGGGGTTACGGGTCCAAGCTGCAAACTTCTTAAGCCATTCTCTAAAACATCCACACTCCGGGACTGCtgagatggaaagagagaaattAGGAGGTATCAACTGGCGAGGCAtcacagggaggaaggagggagaggtgaGGATGAGATCATTAGGAAGAGAAAAGAACTGGCAACAGAAGGGCCAAGAAGGCGTGGAGAAAAACGGAGGTGACAAGAGCTCCTTAGCAAAGggagattgtctgtttactctgttgatagtttcttttgctgtgcaggagctccatttaattagatcccaattgTCAATTTCTGTTTTGGTTGCATTTGCTTTTCAGAATTTAATCATAGATTGTTTGCATAGACCAGTGTCCAGTAGAGTATTTCatatttcccaggttttcttctaagatttttgtagtttgaggtcttacatctaagtctttaattcatcttgggttattattattattattattattttgagccggagtcttgctctgtcacccaggctggagtacagtggcacaatctcagctcactgcaagctccgcctcctgggttcaccccattctcctgcctcaacctcctgagtagctgggactacatacaggtgcccgccaccacacccggctaattttttgtatttttagtagagacggggtttcaccgtgttagtcaggatggtctcgatctcctgacctcgtgattcacccgcctcagcctcccaaagtgctgggattacaggcgtgagccaccgtgcccggcccaggttattattattttttaagcaaagcctcactctgttgcccaggctggagtgcagtggcacgatctcagctcactacagccttcgCCTCCCTGAACTCATGCAATCTCCCACTTCActctcccaaatggctgggaccatgggcacatgtcaccatgcctggctgatttttgtattttttgtagagatgggggtttgccatgttgcccaggctggtcttgaactctggggctcaagcgatccacccgccttggcctcctgaagtgctgggattacaggtgtgagtcgtCATGCCCAgcacatcttgagttaattttttttttttctttcatgacagagtcttgctctgttgcccaggctggagtgcagtggcgtgatcttggctcactgcaacctcccacctTCCGGGTtctagcagttctcctgcttcagcctcccgagtagctgggattacaggcgcagagatggggtttcaccatgttggctaggctagtctcaaactcctgacctcttgatccgcctgcctcggcctcccagtgctgggattataggcatgagtcactgcgcccggctgagttaatttttgtatatggtgaggggtacacatggacataaagatggaaataatagacactagaGACTCCAAAagaagggagggtgggagggagaccagggttgaaaaactacctattgggtgctATGTGCCAGTAGACTGGGTgactcaaacctcagcatcacacaatatatctatgtaacaaccctgcacatgtacccctggaaTCTAAAAGAACAAGAGGGAGCCGCTGGTGCCAGAGGAGAACCCCCCCAAAACAAACAGGTAGtggggccgggtacagtggctcacacctgtaatcccagcactttgggaggccaaggcgcacaggtcacttgaagccaagagttcaaggccagcctgggcaatatggtaaaaccctgtctctactaaaaacgcaagaattagctgggcatggtggcgggtgcctgtagtcccagctactcgggaggctgaagcacgagaatcacttgaaccccggaggcggaggttgcagtgagccgagatcgtgccactgcactcctgcctgggtgacagagtgagaccctgtctcaaaagagaaaagaaaaaaaaaaggtaggggtAAGGGCAGTGGACAGAGGTATGACTGGGCGTGGGGCTGCGGCAGGCGGTGAGGAGGCGGGTGGCAGCAGGCAGGACAGCTCCTCACCTTTATCCTTTCAAGCCGTCGCTTTATGGCTTGGCTGTTTTTATCTAGCTCCTCTAACTTCTCAGAGGGGTTGAAGGAAGGCGGTTCCTTGTGGTCCACAAAGTTTTCCCAGCAGTCAGTAAACTCTGAGATCGAAGAGGGAAACCAGACAGGCCCCAGGGGCAGCAGCTGCAGCGCCAGGAACTCTTGCTTCCTttcccctctctttccttcctcttcctggaCATTGCTCTGTCCGGGGAATTCTCCCTCCTGGGTGGTGTCGGATCTTGGGCCTCGACCGAGCCACAATCCTTCCTTCCTGGCTTCCCACAGATCCCGCCCCCGCCTCACCGCCCCCCCTCCAGCCAAGCCTGCGCCCCCGGGGGTTTGCCCTCTTGGAGCTGCAAAGCCTCTTTCCTACCTGGGAGGCCCATGACCTCCACTGGGACCTGGGATCCACACAgaagcagcagcccctcctgATAGTTCGGGCGCCAGTGGTAGTACAGGCGGGAGGCGAAGATGCGCAGGTTCAGATGGCGGTGAGCCTTGATGAAGTCAACCAGCTCCCCGGCACAGGAGGGACAGGGGCTCCACGTGAGGTAACAGGTGACTTGGTAGCACTGGGTTTCGTCCAGTCCCATGGACTTGATCTTGTTAATAAAGCGAATTTCTGCATGGTCCTTTTTCTGGGGAGGGTCCCAGGAGGTGAGAATAGAGAGGCCAGGAGTCACGTGACTGGGGGCGGGGGCCGGGACTGGGGCGGGGAGGGGGTGCGGAGGGGTCTGTCCGGTAAACTTTCTAGTGGGTGGCCCGGCCTAGCACAGGGCAAGCACCCGCTTCCTGCCTTCCTTGGTTTGTACAGCCCTGCACTCACGCACCCGTGTGTTAATTCATCTGTCCCGAGGCTTCCACAGCTTTCTCTAAATTGGACAAAGATCCCagtgtccagaggaagagaccccatctccacgCCCCAGTCCCGAAACTTCGTGGACCTTGCCTTTGGACACCCGCCTAGGAGGCTGTGTCCAACCTGGGATGATCCTAAACAGCAGGTGAGAGCCGGGGTGGGGGTCGGGGAGGCAGGGCGGGTCCGGGCTGGCAATAGAGCCGAGGGCAGGAATGTGAGGGAGTTGCACTCAGACCGTGGCACGGCACCTCGGCTTCCCCGAAGTAGTAACTGAGCTGAGATCGGGAGAATGAGTAAAGGAGAGGAGCAGAAGGAACATTCCACAGAAAGGATTCTACAGAAGGGATGACTTCTTCGGAGGCCCGGGGACGGGAAGGAATGGGGAGCGTCCTAGGGAAGCTGGGCCCCTCAGACCCAGCTAAGCCAGAACCCAGGCAGGGACCGAGGGTTCGGAAAACACAGAGGGTGTTAAATCAGCAATTGAGAAATTTATAGGCAGGCATTTCATGTATTTCCTGCACACATCAGATGGGTTTAGCCCCTGCCGGGCCTGTGCCCAGAGAGCCCGTGTGGCACCTTGTTTTTTAAGTGGCCTCTGGTAGGCGTGGAGCCATTCTGCGGCGTCAGCTGGTAACACAAGAGGGCCTTCCTCGGGTAGTAAGGCTTGTTGACACGGTGCTTGTTGTTAAACTGTAAGCTGAATGTTTTGGCTGTTAGCAGAGCCATCGTGTTTCTGTGCAACAGAAAGGGAAAACGAAAGATGCAGGGGGCGTCATCTGGAGTCACCCCAGCTCAAGCCACTTTT comes from Macaca mulatta isolate MMU2019108-1 chromosome 10, T2T-MMU8v2.0, whole genome shotgun sequence and encodes:
- the APOBEC3H gene encoding DNA dC->dU-editing enzyme APOBEC-3H isoform X1; this encodes MALLTAKTFSLQFNNKHRVNKPYYPRKALLCYQLTPQNGSTPTRGHLKNKKKDHAEIRFINKIKSMGLDETQCYQVTCYLTWSPCPSCAGELVDFIKAHRHLNLRIFASRLYYHWRPNYQEGLLLLCGSQVPVEVMGLPEFTDCWENFVDHKEPPSFNPSEKLEELDKNSQAIKRRLERIKQSRSVDVLENGLRSLQLGPVTPSSSIRNSR
- the APOBEC3H gene encoding DNA dC->dU-editing enzyme APOBEC-3H (The RefSeq protein has 2 substitutions compared to this genomic sequence), translated to MALLTAKTFSLQFNNKRRVNKPYYPRKALLCYQLTPQNGSTPTRGHLKNKKKDHAEIRFINKIKSMGLDETQCYQVTCYLTWSPCPSCAGELVDFIKAHRHLNLRIFASRLYYHWRPNYQEGLLLLCGSQVPVEVMGLPEFTDCWENFVDHKEPPSFNPSEKLKELDKNSQAIKRRLERIKSRSVDVLENGLRSLQLGPVTPSSSIRNSR
- the APOBEC3H gene encoding DNA dC->dU-editing enzyme APOBEC-3H isoform X2, with the protein product MALLTAKTFSLQFNNKHRVNKPYYPRKALLCYQLTPQNGSTPTRGHLKNKKKDHAEIRFINKIKSMGLDETQCYQVTCYLTWSPCPSCAGELVDFIKAHRHLNLRIFASRLYYHWRPNYQEGLLLLCGSQVPVEVMGLPEFTDCWENFVDHKEPPSFNPSEKLEELDKNSQAIKRRLERIKIPGVHVQGCYIDILCDAEV
- the APOBEC3H gene encoding DNA dC->dU-editing enzyme APOBEC-3H isoform X3; translated protein: MALLTAKTFSLQFNNKHRVNKPYYPRKALLCYQLTPQNGSTPTRGHLKNKKKDHAEIRFINKIKSMGLDETQCYQVTCYLTWSPCPSCAGELVDFIKAHRHLNLRIFASRLYYHWRPNYQEGLLLLCGSQVPVEVMGLPDSRGTCAGLLHRYIV